A window of Longimicrobium sp. genomic DNA:
GCGGTAGAAGTCGCGCCGGTCGCCGGGTCGGCTCACCTGCTCCACCACGCCCCACTGCTCCAGCAGGCGGGCATTGGTGCTGACGCTCGCCTTGCTGGCCTGCACCCGCTCCGCGATCTCGTCCAGCGACAGCTCCTTCGGGCTCAGCAGGAGGAGCGCGGCCATCCGTCCGGCCGTCCGCGAGCCGCCATCCTGCTCCACCAGCCGCGCGAAGTGCTCGATGAACTCGTCTTCGTGCAGCGGAGGTCCTTCAGTGCGTTCAGTATGCATTATACGTCACGTGTACGAGATCTGTTTCGGCGTGCCGCGTTCCGCCTACTCGGCCGGGCGCCGCAGCTCCTCGCGAAGGCTCATCAGCGAGCGGATGGCCGCGCGGTTGAAGGTCACGGCCCTGCCGAAGCGCGCGCTCACCTCCGGGTCCAGCGGGCCCAGCGCCTCGCGCGACCGTTCCAGCCGCTCGATCATGAGCTCGATGCGCCCGAGCTGCCGCTCGATCAGCCGCTCGGAAAGGTCGGGGGCGATGCGGTAGAAGTCGCGCCGGTCGCCGGGCCGCGTGATCCGCACGGCGACGCCCCAGTCCTCCAGCAGCCGCGCGTTGGTGCTGACGCTCCCCTTGCTCACCTGGAGACGCTCCGCGATGTCGTCGAGCGAGCACGGCTCCTCACCCAGCATCAGGAACCCGAACACCCGCCCCGCGATCCTGGGAACGCCCTCTTCCTCGAAGTGGCGCCCCATGACATCGATGAATTCGTCCCGCGCGTCCGCCATCGCTCCCCAGAGGTTCCGTTTCAAGGTGCAACCTACATCTACCCGATCGTTTAGTCAATACTGAACGCACAGAACAAAGCAGTGGTCAGCGTGGCACGAGCCGTCCCCTCGACCCGCGCAGTAGATCCTTCGCCACGCGCCAGAGTGTGGAGCCGGGGCAAGGCCCGAGAGGCGCGTTGCTCAGGATGACAAGAGGGGGGGACACCGCCCGCCTTCACCCATTTCTTTTTGTCATCCTGAGAGAGCCGCCCGCGCATAACTCTGCGTTCCCACCTAACTGTGGCGGCGATCAAAGGATCTAGCGTGCGAGGCAAGGGGCCGGCGTGACGGGCACCGTTCCCTCGACGCGCGTAGTAGATCCTTCGCTCGCGCCAGAGTTTGGGGCACGTGAAAGGGCGGAGAGGCGCTTTGCTCAGGATGACAAAAGGGGGGGCCGAGATGCCCTCTCTGTGCCTCTGCGTGAGCTCACCTACCGGCGGCGTGCGGTCCAGCGCCCGTTCGCCGTCACCTGCTGGCCGTCGGGGAGGCGGACGGGGCAGGAGAAGGTGCCCTCCATGCGATCGGGCTCGGTCAGGACGGCGGAAGGGCGGCACCCGGAAAGATCCAGCGATACCGTGGTCCCCCGCACGGTTCCCGTCCCGCTCCCCCGCCCGGAGTTGTCGATCGTGCGCCCGTCCAACGTGCACTGGCCGGTCTGCTCGAAGGTGACGCCGAGCGTGGCGCCGTCCTGGGTGAAGCGGTACGTGCCCTGGCTGCGGCAGCGGTAGCGGTCCCCCTCGCGGCCCACGGTCTCGTCGTAGTCCCACAGGCCGGTCATCTGCGGGGGGCGCGGCGCGTAGCTCACGCGGCGGACTTCGCGGATGCGCCCGCCGTCTTCCGCCCCCTCCACCAGCTCGTAGCCCAGCAGCGCGAAGATGCGGCCCCGCAGGAAGATGGGGCGCGCGTTGCCGTACCAGTCCACGCACGACGCGCGGCACCCGTCGTCGTCGCTGGAGGAGCGGGCGGCCAGGTCGCCCAGCTCGGAGAAGCGGAACGCGCGGTTGCGCAGGAAGAGCACCGACGCGGACCCGTGGCGAAGCTGGTCGTAGCCAGAAGCACCGGGGCCGCGGATGGGGAGCCCCAGCACGCCCGACTCCTCCCCGTCCTGCCGGTAGAAGAATCCGTGGCTGCGCGTCTCGCCCTGCGACGCGCTGGAGCGGGTGTAGCGGTCCGCGAGCGCCGCGGTCGTGCCCAGGCGCACCCCGCTGAAGTGCAGGTCGCCGCGGCTGTCGCTCCCCACCACGACGGCGCCCGTCCCCATCGCCTCGATGCGGTCCACCCGGTGCGGCACGGGGAGGACGACCACGCTGTCCGCCGCGGCCCAGCGCACGGCAAAGACGGCCGCACCGCCGGCGGAGCGCGGCCCCCCGTCGCCGTTCCCCGTTCCGTACAGGAGCCACGAGCCGACGTACCGGTTCTCGAAGCTCCCGCGCCGCTCCGGCACCAGGAGCGGGCGGTACGCGGAGACGGGCGCCGCCCGGCTCCCATCGCCGAACGAGGCGAGCGGAATGCGGAGGAGCGACAGGGGCTGCGGCATCGCGTGCGCCCCCCGGAGCGCGGCGTCGTGCACCAGCACGTTCAGGTGGCCGTCGCCGCTCTCCAGAAAGGAGAACTGGTCATCCGGCTCGCCCGTCACCCGCACCCCCGTGGGCGCCGTTCCGTCGAGCGGCATCCGGTAGAGCACGGAGCGCGAGGGGGCGTCGTCCTTTGCGTCCCACGCGGGCTCCTGCGTCGCCCACACGTACACCGCGCGCGGCGACACGTAGAACTCGCTCGACTGGGGCCCGAGCAGGGCGGTGGATTCGCAGCGCATTTCCCTGCCCGCGGGGTCGCACACGGTCACGGTGTGCATGACCGGCTCGTCTTCGAAGCTCACCGGGCCCGCGGGGCGGTACACCCGCGTGGCCCGGGCGGTGCGCCGGAAGGTGCTGTCCGGCGCGCCCCAGTGGCGCACGGCGGGCAGGGAGGCGAACGGGTCTTCGTCGTCCGCATCCACGGGGATGGGGGCGTAGAACACCAGCTTTCCGTTCACCAGCCGGCTGGCGTAGTTGCTGGGCGAGTAGTAGTCGAACGAGCGGAGCTGGTAGGTACCGCGATGCGCCAGGCCGCCCGCCGCGTCGATGCGAAAGAGCCCCACCTCGGTGCCGCCGCGCTGGTAGCTGTAGCCGATGACGGCCACCATCGTGTCGGACACCAGGAGCTCGTCGTACCAGGAGCTCCGCGGATCGATCCCCGGCCCGAACGCGTCCACGGCGGCCACGGGCTGCAGCGCGTCGCCGCCGAAGCGCACCGTGAAGATGCGCCCGCGGCGGAGGATCACCAGGTGGTCGCCGTGCGTCTTCACGATGCCGCCCTCGTCCACCCCCGCGTGCTGCACGTTGGTGATCGACTCGCCCGCCACCGGCGGGGCCGCGGCGGGTGCCTGTGCCGGTGCCGGTGCCGGTGCCCCTGGCTCGGCCATCGGGGGCGGGGCAGGCATGGGCGGCGGCGGCGGTGCCGGTGGAGGAGGCGGGCGCCTCTCCATGCTCCGCCGGTACTCGCGCACCATGCGGCGGTAGTACTCGGCGTACTCCTGGTCAGACCGGAAGGCGCGCAGCGTCTGGCCCGGCTGCTGTGCGGCCGCCGGACGCGCCGGCGGGTCGAAGAGGGTCCAGAGCGCGCAGGCGGCGAGAAGGATGCGGAGCTTCATTCGAGGACGATGTGCGAGGAGACTTCGGTGGAGAACGCAACCTTGTATTGGAGCGGCGGTAGCGCAACGCCTTCGTTCAGGGCCGGGCGAGGACCCGCGTCGTATTCTCCACCGTGCCCTCTGTGTGACGCGGCGGGTTGGTTGGAAAACGGCCGCGATGCGACTATGATTCGGTCGCCGCACCATCCTTCCCGGACCTTTCCATGCGACAGCTCTCCCTCGCCCTCACCGCGGCCATGCTGGCCGCGGCGCTCACCCTGTCCGCACAGGCA
This region includes:
- a CDS encoding MarR family transcriptional regulator; this translates as MADARDEFIDVMGRHFEEEGVPRIAGRVFGFLMLGEEPCSLDDIAERLQVSKGSVSTNARLLEDWGVAVRITRPGDRRDFYRIAPDLSERLIERQLGRIELMIERLERSREALGPLDPEVSARFGRAVTFNRAAIRSLMSLREELRRPAE
- a CDS encoding beta-propeller domain-containing protein is translated as MKLRILLAACALWTLFDPPARPAAAQQPGQTLRAFRSDQEYAEYYRRMVREYRRSMERRPPPPPAPPPPPMPAPPPMAEPGAPAPAPAQAPAAAPPVAGESITNVQHAGVDEGGIVKTHGDHLVILRRGRIFTVRFGGDALQPVAAVDAFGPGIDPRSSWYDELLVSDTMVAVIGYSYQRGGTEVGLFRIDAAGGLAHRGTYQLRSFDYYSPSNYASRLVNGKLVFYAPIPVDADDEDPFASLPAVRHWGAPDSTFRRTARATRVYRPAGPVSFEDEPVMHTVTVCDPAGREMRCESTALLGPQSSEFYVSPRAVYVWATQEPAWDAKDDAPSRSVLYRMPLDGTAPTGVRVTGEPDDQFSFLESGDGHLNVLVHDAALRGAHAMPQPLSLLRIPLASFGDGSRAAPVSAYRPLLVPERRGSFENRYVGSWLLYGTGNGDGGPRSAGGAAVFAVRWAAADSVVVLPVPHRVDRIEAMGTGAVVVGSDSRGDLHFSGVRLGTTAALADRYTRSSASQGETRSHGFFYRQDGEESGVLGLPIRGPGASGYDQLRHGSASVLFLRNRAFRFSELGDLAARSSSDDDGCRASCVDWYGNARPIFLRGRIFALLGYELVEGAEDGGRIREVRRVSYAPRPPQMTGLWDYDETVGREGDRYRCRSQGTYRFTQDGATLGVTFEQTGQCTLDGRTIDNSGRGSGTGTVRGTTVSLDLSGCRPSAVLTEPDRMEGTFSCPVRLPDGQQVTANGRWTARRR
- a CDS encoding MarR family transcriptional regulator, whose protein sequence is MHTERTEGPPLHEDEFIEHFARLVEQDGGSRTAGRMAALLLLSPKELSLDEIAERVQASKASVSTNARLLEQWGVVEQVSRPGDRRDFYRARPDGAVMMLERRLEWMRRLRDAADLGSRTTAAQNPVVGERFRVLCRLHSFATRSVERTLRRLKRGAAAAR